The Amycolatopsis sp. DG1A-15b genome contains the following window.
GTCACATCGGGCCCCGCCGCGGGGTCTACTGCTACGAACGGCGGGCGGAAGGAACGGGACACGGTGGACACGCTGACCGAGCGGTTCGAGCAGGAGCGGCCGCGGCTGCGGGCGGTCGCCTACCGGATGCTGGGTTCGGCGGCCGAAGCCGACGACGCCGTCCAGGAGGCGTGGCTGCGGTTCCACCGCACCGACGCGCGCGAGATCGACAACATCCCGGCCTGGCTGACCACCGTGGTCGCCCGGGTCTGCTTGTCGCTGCTGCGCACGCGCCGCAACCACCGCGAGGAGCCCCTGGACGGCCAGCCCGAGCGGGACGACGACCGCCGCGACCCCGGGCAGGAGGCGGAGCTGGCCGACACGGTCGGGCTGGCCCTGCTGGTGGTGCTCGACACGCTGGGCCCGGCCGAACGCGTCGCGTTCGTGCTGCACGACATGTTCGCCGTGCCCTTCGACGAGATCGCCCCGGTGATCGGCAAGACCCCGGCCGCGACCCGGCAGCTCGCCAGCCGCGCCCGCCGCCGGGTGAAGGGCGGCGAGGCGCCGGACGCGGACCTGCCCCGGCGGCGCAAGGTCGTCGAAGCCTTCCTGGCTGCCTCCCGCGGCGGCGACTTCGAGGCACTGCTGGCCCTGCTCGACCCGGACGTGGTGCTGCACGCCGACCGGTTCGCCGGTCCCAGCCCGGCGCCGATCGTGCTGCGCGGCGTCGAGAGCGTGCGCCGCGGCGCGATCCTGGCGTCCGAACGGGCCCGCGCCAGCGAACTCGCCCTGGTCGACGGCGCTCCCGGGCTCCTCATGGTGCGTGACGGGCGGCTGGCGGTGGTCCTGGCGTTCCGCGTCGACGACGACCGCATCACGGCCATCGACGTCATCGCCGACCCGGACCGGCTCGCCGCGTTGGAGCTGGCGGTTCTCTAACCCAAGGCAGCGCGAAGGCGTGCTTCGCGCTCTTCGGGCGTCTGACGCGGGCAGCTCACGCACTTCGGGTTGCCGACTTCGTAGATCAGGCAGCAGGAAGCCCGCCGTACGGCCGGTGTGCGGCCCACGCGGACGAAACGCGGCTTCGGCAGGCCCAGGTCGATCGCTTCCACCAGCGGTTCGGCGAGGGTCATCGCGCGCTCCGGATCGGACGTCCACAGCAGCCGGTTGCCGATCGAGTCGGTGGCGATCGCGCCGAGCGCGCGTTCCCTGGCCCCGCTGACGGCGGCGATGGTGGTGATCGCGGTGCCGAGGGCGCCGGACAGGGCGGCGCCGAGCTCGGGGAGGCCGCCGTCGAGCGGACGGGTGGACCGGGCGCCGAGGAACCGCCCGTCGGCGACGAGGTCGAGCTCCACGGCGTCCAGTGAGGGATCGACCGGCGTCCCGGCCACCAGGCCGTCCACCGCCGGCCCGACCAGCACCGACGACAGCGAGTACCACCAGATCGTCCCCAGCACCTCCGGCCGCGCGCAGCCGTACAGCTTCGCCGCGCCGCCGATGCGGGCCCGCACCCACTCCGCGTCCGCGAGCCGGGTCGCGGACGCGGTCCAGTCGGGCTTCACCCCTTCACCCTTCCAGACTCACCGCCGCCGGTACGCCGAGACCGTGAACGACACCGTGACGATCCGCGGCTCGTGAAGCGCGTCGAGCCGCTCCCGGCGCCCGTCGCGGTCCAGGTGGAACGCGGCGGGACCCATCTCGACCGCCTGGCGGACCTGCCGCGGCGTCAGCTCCACCGCGCGCCGGACCTCGGTGCGGTCCGTGCGCGTGAAGTACTCGCCGAGGGTGGCGTCCAGGCGCTCGTCCTTGCGCTCGTCGACGGCCAGGACCAGGTCGCCCAGCTCGCGGAGGTGGTCCGGGGCCGGGGCCGCGACGACCAGGAGACCGCCGGGCCTCAGCACGCGGTGGAACTCCGGCCCGTTGCGCGGCGCGAACACGTTCAACACGACCGACGCCACGCCGTCGCCCACCGGCCACGGCTCCCAGAGGTTCCACACCGCCGCGCCCAGCCGCGGGTGGGCCCGCGCCGCCCGCCGCAGCGCGACCGCCGAGACGTCCAGCGCGAGGCCGAACGCCTCCGACGCCTCCAGTACCCGCGCGAGGTAGTACCCCGTGCCCGCACCGGCGTCGACGACCAGGCCGTCGGCCTCCGCGCAGACGCGGGCCAGCTCGTCCGCCAATGGCTCGTAGGCGCCCGACGCGAGGAAGTCCGCGCGGGCCGCGACCATCGGCGCGGTGTCCGCCGTCCCGGCCGGGATTCGCGCGTGCAACAGGTTCACGTAACCCTGGCGTGCTAGATCGAAAGAGTGGCGGTTCCCGCAACGCAGCGTGCGTCTCGCTGGGCCGATCGGGTCGCCGCACACCGAACACCGCAGTGCGGCGACGACCGGGGGTGGCAGTGGGTCATTCCCGTGGTCGGCCGGTGTCATGGGGGTATTCGACCACGACGTTTCGCAACCGGACACTCGAGCGGGGGTTCTGGGAAACCTGGCCGTAACAACCGGGCGCGGACAGTTCACGCGGGTGAAACCTCGCGAGCCGCCCCGTGAAACACCGCGCGCCAAAACTGCCATCGCACCAACCCAGGGCACGGGAGGACGATGTGCTGAACGCAGGAGACACCGCATGGGTATTGGCCAGCGCCGCGCTGGTCATGCTCATGACCCCAGGACTGGCGTTCTTCTATGGCGGCATGGTCCGCGCGAAGAGCGTCCTGAACATGCTGATGATGAACTTCATCGCGCTGGCCGTCGTGGGGGTGCTGTGGGCCCTGTACGGCTTCTCGATGTCCTTCGGCGACGACGCCTTCGGAGGTTTCCTCGGTAACTTCCACTTCGCCGGCCTCGAAAACACCTTCGGGAAGGTCGCCGGCTTCGCGGTCGCCGCCACCGACACCTCGCCGGCGGTCGCCTGGCCCGGCTCGGACGGCCTGCCCGTCCTCGCCTTCGTGATGTTCCAGCTGATGTTCGCGATCATCACCCCCGCGCTGATCTCCGGCGCCATCGCCGACCGCGCGAAGTTCTGGGGCTGGACGCTGTTCGTCGTCGTCTGGGTGACGGTCGTGTACTTCCCGGTCGCGCACTGGGTGTTCTCGTTCAACGGCTTCATCGGCGAGAACGCCGTCGGCGGCTGGATCGCCAACAACCTCAAGGCACTCGACTTCGCCGGTGGTACCGCGGTCCACATCAACGCCGGTGCCGCGGGCCTGGCGCTGGCCATCGTGCTCGGCAAGCGCAAGGGCTGGCCGAAGGACACCGGCCGCCCGCACAACGTGCCGTTCGTGCTCCTCGGTGCCTCGCTGCTGTGGTTCGGCTGGTACGGCTTCAACGCCGGTTCGGCGCTGGCCGCCAACGACCTCGCCGCCGTCGCGTTCACCAACACCACCGTCGCCACCGCCGCCGCCGTCCTCGGCTGGCTGCTCATCGAGCAGATCAAGTTCGGCAAGCCCACCACCCTCGGCGCGGCCTCCGGCGCGGTCGCCGGCCTGGTCGCCGTCACCCCGGCGTGTGGTTTCGTGAGCCCGCTCGGGGCCATCGCGATCGGCCTCATCGCCGGTGCGGTCTGCGCGCTCGCCATCTCGCTCAAGTTCAAGTTCGGCTTCGACGACTCGCTCGACGTCGTGGGCGTCCACCTGGTCGGCGGTATCGTCGGCACGCTGCTGATCGGCTTCTTCGGCACCACCAGCGTCAACGCGCTCGGTGCGGACGGCCTGTTCTACGGCGGCGGGTTCACCCAGCTGGGCCGCCAGGCCGCGGCCGCCGGTGCGGTGCTCGCGTACTCGTTCGTGCTTTCCTTCATCATCGGCTTCGCGATCAAGAAGGCCGGCGGCTTCCGCGTCAGCACCGAGGACGAGATCACCGGCATCGACGAGGCCCAGCACGCGGAGAGCGCGTACGACTTCACCGGGTCGAGCGGCGGCATCGGCCAGCCGACGACCTTCCCGGTCAAGTCCGCCACCGGCAACGCGAAACTCGAGGAGAGCAAGGCATGAAGCTCATCACGGCGATTGTGAAGCCGTTCACGCTCGACGACGTCCGCTCCGCGCTGGAACAGCTGGGCGTGCTGGGCATGACGGTCAGCGAGGTGCAGGGCTACGGGCGGCAGAAGGGCCACACCGAGGTCTACCGCGGCGCGGAGTACTCGGTGGACTTCGTGGCCAAGCTGAAGGTCGAGGTCGTCACGGACGACACCAACGTGGAGAAGGTCCTGGAGGCCATCACCACGGCCGCGCACACCGGCAAGATCGGTGACGGCAAGGTGTGGGTGACGCCCGTGGAGACCGTCATCCGGGTACGCACCGGCGAGCGCGGCACGGACGCTCTATAAGGCGTCTGGGATGGCCGACGGGGGCGAACTGGTCAAGGCCACCGAGCGTTTGCTCGAGGGCA
Protein-coding sequences here:
- a CDS encoding P-II family nitrogen regulator, yielding MKLITAIVKPFTLDDVRSALEQLGVLGMTVSEVQGYGRQKGHTEVYRGAEYSVDFVAKLKVEVVTDDTNVEKVLEAITTAAHTGKIGDGKVWVTPVETVIRVRTGERGTDAL
- a CDS encoding putative RNA methyltransferase gives rise to the protein MTPADHGNDPLPPPVVAALRCSVCGDPIGPARRTLRCGNRHSFDLARQGYVNLLHARIPAGTADTAPMVAARADFLASGAYEPLADELARVCAEADGLVVDAGAGTGYYLARVLEASEAFGLALDVSAVALRRAARAHPRLGAAVWNLWEPWPVGDGVASVVLNVFAPRNGPEFHRVLRPGGLLVVAAPAPDHLRELGDLVLAVDERKDERLDATLGEYFTRTDRTEVRRAVELTPRQVRQAVEMGPAAFHLDRDGRRERLDALHEPRIVTVSFTVSAYRRR
- a CDS encoding sigma-70 family RNA polymerase sigma factor, which gives rise to MDTLTERFEQERPRLRAVAYRMLGSAAEADDAVQEAWLRFHRTDAREIDNIPAWLTTVVARVCLSLLRTRRNHREEPLDGQPERDDDRRDPGQEAELADTVGLALLVVLDTLGPAERVAFVLHDMFAVPFDEIAPVIGKTPAATRQLASRARRRVKGGEAPDADLPRRRKVVEAFLAASRGGDFEALLALLDPDVVLHADRFAGPSPAPIVLRGVESVRRGAILASERARASELALVDGAPGLLMVRDGRLAVVLAFRVDDDRITAIDVIADPDRLAALELAVL
- a CDS encoding (2Fe-2S)-binding protein; amino-acid sequence: MKPDWTASATRLADAEWVRARIGGAAKLYGCARPEVLGTIWWYSLSSVLVGPAVDGLVAGTPVDPSLDAVELDLVADGRFLGARSTRPLDGGLPELGAALSGALGTAITTIAAVSGARERALGAIATDSIGNRLLWTSDPERAMTLAEPLVEAIDLGLPKPRFVRVGRTPAVRRASCCLIYEVGNPKCVSCPRQTPEEREARLRAALG
- a CDS encoding ammonium transporter, producing the protein MLNAGDTAWVLASAALVMLMTPGLAFFYGGMVRAKSVLNMLMMNFIALAVVGVLWALYGFSMSFGDDAFGGFLGNFHFAGLENTFGKVAGFAVAATDTSPAVAWPGSDGLPVLAFVMFQLMFAIITPALISGAIADRAKFWGWTLFVVVWVTVVYFPVAHWVFSFNGFIGENAVGGWIANNLKALDFAGGTAVHINAGAAGLALAIVLGKRKGWPKDTGRPHNVPFVLLGASLLWFGWYGFNAGSALAANDLAAVAFTNTTVATAAAVLGWLLIEQIKFGKPTTLGAASGAVAGLVAVTPACGFVSPLGAIAIGLIAGAVCALAISLKFKFGFDDSLDVVGVHLVGGIVGTLLIGFFGTTSVNALGADGLFYGGGFTQLGRQAAAAGAVLAYSFVLSFIIGFAIKKAGGFRVSTEDEITGIDEAQHAESAYDFTGSSGGIGQPTTFPVKSATGNAKLEESKA